Proteins encoded together in one Epinephelus lanceolatus isolate andai-2023 chromosome 4, ASM4190304v1, whole genome shotgun sequence window:
- the arap1 gene encoding arfGAP with RhoGAP domain, ankyrin repeat and PH domain 1 isoform X5 has translation MQKDQTPQVPPRTRTPQTVEDAHQSTQPDTQPALPARRVPQPPRESRLDSLDDNSDDYEDPDLFYPSAHSVSAPDRDMSLQVPIQPKRRCNSLCSDDELLDDDDHSLWHDEGTDSVYLAQATKDTSPQLTAVIKMGWLDKNPPQGALYYQRRWVKLDVDYLRYFNNDKEVYSKGIISTGFITNVTSVGELKFEVVTNNRTFIFRAESEAERNDWVDVLQDCTRGRHRRSTMNPGSPMTPDHQGYLELRGLRSKLYTVVASDKVFLYKNMEDYRIGVGITSIEMNVGNIKETDRRGFDLTTPYRIFSFIAESEQLREQWVDAMRDAIGEALSNREVAERIWAEPSNSFCADCEAPKPEWAAINLCVVVCKRCAGEHRGLGPSISKVRSLKMDRKVWTEELIQVFIVLGNKRVNSFWAANVPPSEALTPSSCSEERRRFITNKYRQGKYRKYHPLYGNQKELNNALCINVQCSDVLETLSLIFCGADVNCSTGMASWPSVLSLANAHSQPLQAELLSHNLNTELPRSEVGGDMEAIHYTPPSCVSHNGFLFKTASMARAITERKAREEFSRRWCTLNDGTFSYYESDKNSNPNGALKAPEIVCLAVDAPERHGYDHTFELYSESERLYLFGTDDPDSHKEWVKSIAKSFIPASAEPLLRLAFERIGRLKCKDGLNLQTSKVGWFALVGSTLHAYLEDSQGEEIHLRKLNELSIQQENEVLVLVERGRTLYIEGERKLDFVGWCGAIQAAAGSGGDTLSQQQLTETDIPVIVHSCIGYITQCGLTSEGIYRKSGVNSRVAALLERFRRDARSLRLKEGEHQVDDVSNTLKRFFRELEEGLFTSQDASTWLSTTAIQDESKKISQYQLLFNRLPRVNKATLQALINHLYCVQRFSELNQMNLHNLAIVFGPTLFQADGKDFTAGRAIEDLIQHYTLIFEVDEQQLKKQLEEITVIIQVREKLNTKFPSTEPGGHFICTVYLEEKKDTAEQHVKIPGSMTAAELTCEVLDRRNIAVKDKEYWNCWEVSDKEEMERPLHYQERVLPILHSFGTDSHLLIKKHLAMEAMMVYLASKVDVSKHGMMKFREERSILGLGLSSGSFHDRYFILNSSSLRMYKEVRVRVRDLQETNFSFPVVTFLHRLFLSLSVCQSNRPERDWQVKNLKVYLGIKKKVRPPTCWGLTVVYESKKQEKPERQQWYLCCDTQSEMREWYATFLSIQYDGNVWPQDGLQQTRVSRALPDTRHGNVSLIPLRGSENEMRNSVAAFSQDPLALFRDVR, from the exons ATGCAGAAAGACCAAACTCCACAGGTCCCACCTCGAACCAGGACACCCCAAACTGTTGAAGACGCACATCAGTCAACTCAACCTGACACTCAGCCGGCTCTGCCTGCCAGAAGAGTCCCCCAACCTCCCCGTGAGTCCC GGTTGGATTCACTCGATGACAACTCTGATGACTACGAGGATCCAGACTTGTTTTACCCCAGTGCTCATTCAGTGAGCGCACCAGACAGG GATATGTCCCTGCAAGTGCCCATCCAGCCAAAGAGACGGTGCAATTCTTTGTGCAGCGATGATGAGCTGTTGGATGATGACGA TCATAGCCTATGGCACGATGAAGGCACTGACAGTGTTTACCTGGCTCAAGCCACGAAGGACACCAGCCCTCAGCTTACTGCTGTCATCAAGATGGGCTGGCTGGACAAGAATCCACCTCAGGG GGCCCTTTATTATCAGAGACGATGGGTCAAGCTGGATGTTGACTACCTGAGATACTTTAACAATGACAAG GAGGTGTATTCTAAGGGGATCATTTCCACTGGCTTCATCACTAATGTGACCAGCGTGGGAGAGCTGAAGTTTGAGGTCGTCACAAACAACCGAACATTCATCTTCAGGGCTGAAAGTGAAG CGGAGAGGAATGACTGGGTGGATGTGCTGCAGGACTGCACCAGGGGGCGCCATCGACGCAGCACCATGAACCCTGGCTCACCTATGACCCCCGACCATCAGGGCTATTTGGAGCTCAGAGGGTTACGCTCCAAACTTTATACTGTTGTTGCCTCAGATAAAGTCTTCCTCTACAAAAACATGGAG GACTATCGTATAGGAGTGGGCATCACATCCATTGAGATGAACGTAGGAAATATTAAAGAGACAGATCGTCGTGGCTTTGATCTCACCACACCTTACCGCATATTCAG TTTCATCGCGGAGTCAGAGCAGCTGCGAGAGCAGTGGGTGGACGCCATGCGGGATGCAATAGGTGAGGCGTTGTCGAATAGAGAGGTGGCAGAGCGGATCTGGGCGGAGCCTAGCAACAGTTTCTGTGCCGACTGTGAAGCTCCCAAGCCGGAATGGGCTGCCATCAACTTGTGCGTGGTGGTCTGCAAACGATGCGCAG GAGAGCACAGAGGGCTGGGTCCGAGCATCTCAAAGGTTCGTAGTCTGAAGATGGACAGGAAAGTCTGGACAGAGGAGCTCatacag GTGTTCATTGTGCTGGGCAACAAACGGGTAAACAGTTTCTGGGCAGCTAATGTCCCACCAAGTGAAGCTTTGACACCCTCGAGCTGCAGCGAAGAGAGACGGCGCTTCATCACCAACAAATACCGGCAGGGCAAGTACAGGAAGTACCACCCTCTTTACGGAAACCAGAAGGAGCTCAACAAT GCTCTTTGTATAAATGTACAGTGCAGCGATGTGTTGGAGACGCTAAGCCTGATTTTCTGCGGTGCAGATGTAAATTGTTCAACTGGTATGGCAAGTTGGCCCTCTGTTCTGTCACTGGCCAACGCACACTCTCAACCCTTACAGGCTGAGTTACTCAGCCACAATCTCAACACAG AGCTACCACGGTCAGAGGTAGGCGGAGACATGGAGGCGATACATTACACACCACCATCTTGCGTGTCTCACAACGGCTTCCTGTTCAAGACTGCATCCATGGCTCGAGCTATCACGGAGCGCAAAGCCAGAGAGG AGTTCAGTCGTCGCTGGTGCACGCTGAATGATGGCACCTTCAGCTACTATGAGAGTGACAAGAACTCGAATCCTAATGGAGCTCTGAAAGCTCCAGAGATAGTCTGTCTGGCTGTGGATGCACCTGAGAGACATGG GTACGACCACACCTTTGAACTCTACTCCGAGTCAGAGCGTCTCTATCTGTTCGGCACTGATGACCCAGACAGCCACAAGGAATGGGTCAAGTCTATTGCCAAG AGCTTTATCCCAGCCTCTGCAGAGCCCCTGCTGAGGTTGGCTTTTGAGCGGATCGGGCGGCTAAAGTGTAAAGACGGCTTGAACCTACAAACATCCAAGGTTGGCTGGTTTGCACTGGTGGGCTCCACACTTCACGCCTACCTGGAGGACAGCCAGGGAGAAGAGATCCACCTCCGGAAGCTGAATGAACTCT CGATTCAACAAGAGAATGAGGTGCTGGTCCTGGTGGAGAGAGGCAG AACTCTGTAcatagagggagagaggaagttGGATTTTGTCGGCTGGTGCGGGGCCATCCAGGCGGCAGCGGGGAGTGGAGGAGACACACTGAGCCAGCAGcagctgacagagacagacatacCTGTCATAGTGCACAGCTGCATCGGCTACATCACGCAGTGTG GCTTGACCTCTGAGGGAATATATCGTAAGAGTGGCGTGAACTCCCGTGTGGCAGCGCTTTTGGAGAGATTCCGCCGTGACGCTCGCAGTCTTCGTCTGAAGGAAGGAGAGCACCAGGTAGACGACGTCTCCAACACGCTCAAGCGCTTCTTCAGGGAGTTAGAAGAGGGACTGTTCACGTCGCAGGATGCCAGCACTTGGCTCAGTACCACTG CCATTCAGGATGAAAGCAAGAAAATCTCCCAGTACCAGCTGCTGTTTAACAGACTGCCTCGTGTCAACAAGGCTACACTACAAGCCCTTATCAACCATCTTTACTG tgtgcagCGTTTTTCTGAGCTGAACCAGATGAACCTCCATAACCTGGCCATAGTGTTCGGTCCCACACTGTTCCAGGCCGATGGGAAGGACTTCACCGCTGGCCGCGCTATAGAGGACCTCATACAGCACTACACACTCATCTTTGAG GTGGATGAGCAGCAGCTCAAGAAGCAACTGGAAGAGATCACTGTTATCATCCAAGTGCGAGAGAAACTCAACACAAAGTTTCCT AGTACTGAACCTGGAGGACACTTCATCTGTACAGTGTACCTGGAGGAAAAGAAGGACACAGCAGAGCAACATGTCAAG ATCCCTGGCTCtatgacagcagcagagctgacCTGTGAGGTCCTGGACCGGCGTAACATCgcagttaaagacaaagagtACTGGAACTGCTGGGAGGTCAGCGACAAGGAGGAAATGG AACGTCCACTGCACTATCAGGAGCGAGTCTTACCCATCCTCCACTCCTTTGGCACAGACTCCCATCTGCTCATCAAGAAACACCTCGCCATGGAGGCGATGATGGTTTACCTGg CCAGTAAAGTGGATGTATCCAAACACGGGATGATGAAATTCAGAGAAGAGCGAAGCATCTTGGGATTGGGACTGTCCTCTGGAAGTTTCCATGACCGATATTTCATCCTCAACTCCAGCTCTCTGAGAATGTACAAGGAAGTCAGAGTAAGAGTGAGAGATTTACAGGAAACAAATTTCTCATTTCCTGTTGTCACATTCCTTCATAggctgtttctgtctctctccgtCTGTCAGAGTAACCGTCCGGAACGTGACTGGCAAGTGAAAAACCTAAAGGTCTACCTGGGCATTAAGAAGAAAGTCCGCCCTCCTACATG ttgGGGCCTGACAGTCGTGTATGAGAGTAAGAAACAAGAGAAGCCAGAGAGGCAGCAGTG GTATCTCTGCTGTGACACCCAGTCAGAAATGAGGGAGTGGTATGCTACTTTTCTCAGTATCCAG TACGATGGCAATGTGTGGCCTCAAGACGGACTCCAGCAGACACGAGTGAGCCGTGCGTTGCCGGATACGCGTCATGGTAATGTGTCTCTGATACCGCTGCGTGGCAGTGAGAATGAGATGCGGAACAGCGTGGCCGCTTTCAGCCAAGACCCGCTTGCT